One part of the Actinotignum schaalii genome encodes these proteins:
- a CDS encoding hydroxymethylglutaryl-CoA synthase, translating to MNIGIDALACATSHYCLPLADMAEALDVPVGKYHVGLGQEHMSIPALDEDAVTLGAQAGARLLAATGTEGIRTVIFATESGVDQSKSAGVFLHALLGLPRHVRTVEMKEACYGGTAALQSALGIVARHPKEKVLVIAADIARYAAGGAGEPTQGAGAVAFLVSAEPRLLNIPAVSGVYTADINDFWRPNDSSTPLVDGHLSMDAYMDALTGAYDDYLAQGGIPAAQLARFVHHQPFGKMARKAHARLMAHTGDPRGDEVIESGLTYGRQIGNSYTAALYIGILSLLGTDPADLTDTPIGLFSYGSGAVAEFFTGIPVAGYRERLRETEADAEGVAAMLAAREPIDFPTYRVLHGALRTDSADFSTPPQTAAPFRFAGVSSGVRQYEARVEN from the coding sequence GTGAATATCGGCATTGACGCACTGGCCTGCGCCACCTCGCATTACTGCCTGCCGCTCGCGGATATGGCGGAGGCCCTGGACGTGCCCGTGGGCAAATACCACGTGGGGCTCGGCCAAGAGCATATGAGCATCCCGGCCCTCGATGAGGACGCCGTCACCCTGGGGGCCCAGGCCGGGGCCCGCCTGCTGGCCGCCACCGGCACGGAGGGAATCCGCACCGTCATCTTCGCCACCGAATCCGGGGTGGATCAGTCGAAATCCGCCGGGGTTTTCCTGCATGCCCTCCTCGGGTTGCCGCGCCATGTGCGCACCGTGGAAATGAAAGAAGCCTGCTACGGCGGGACCGCTGCGCTGCAGAGCGCGCTCGGTATTGTGGCGCGCCACCCGAAAGAAAAAGTGCTGGTGATCGCCGCGGATATTGCCCGGTATGCGGCGGGCGGAGCTGGCGAACCCACCCAGGGCGCCGGCGCCGTGGCTTTCCTGGTGAGCGCGGAGCCGCGCCTGCTGAATATCCCCGCGGTAAGCGGCGTTTACACCGCCGATATTAATGACTTCTGGCGCCCGAATGATTCCAGCACCCCGCTGGTAGACGGCCACCTCTCCATGGACGCCTATATGGATGCCCTCACCGGGGCCTATGATGATTACCTCGCCCAGGGTGGTATTCCCGCAGCTCAACTGGCTCGTTTCGTGCACCACCAGCCCTTCGGGAAAATGGCCCGCAAAGCCCACGCCCGCCTCATGGCCCATACGGGCGACCCGCGCGGCGATGAGGTGATCGAAAGCGGCCTCACCTACGGGCGCCAGATAGGCAACTCCTATACGGCTGCCCTCTATATCGGTATCCTTTCCCTGCTCGGCACCGACCCGGCCGATCTGACCGATACTCCCATCGGGCTGTTCTCCTACGGCTCGGGAGCGGTGGCGGAATTCTTCACCGGCATCCCGGTGGCCGGCTACCGCGAGCGACTGCGGGAAACCGAGGCAGATGCGGAAGGCGTAGCCGCGATGCTGGCCGCACGCGAACCCATCGATTTCCCCACCTACCGCGTTTTGCACGGGGCCCTGCGCACGGATTCCGCCGATTTTTCGACGCCGCCCCAGACCGCCGCGCCCTTCCGCTTCGCCGGGGTGAGTTCCGGGGTGCGCCAGTACGAGGCGCGGGTGGAGAACTAA
- the hemQ gene encoding hydrogen peroxide-dependent heme synthase — protein sequence MTQRPADVEPNWSVSGGDHHPDTEYTIYTVVHRPAGSPAPADLSNATARIDDVIAAHPEVTLRGFYDLSNLHEHADLMVWVHGKDLAPLQDFMRDLRTTPLFENLDVTWQVPGVHVAAEFNRMHAPAFLVGDKPLTWLCTYPFVRHADWYLMDGKERAVHLREHGMAASKFEGILANTVACFGMSNYEWMLAFEAEDPTQIVDLMRAMRYTQARRWMKHETPFFFGRRCETSELAKILRYEA from the coding sequence ATGACTCAACGACCCGCAGATGTGGAACCGAACTGGAGCGTCTCCGGCGGCGACCACCATCCTGATACCGAATACACGATTTACACAGTTGTTCATCGCCCGGCCGGCAGCCCGGCCCCCGCGGATCTTTCGAATGCCACGGCGCGCATCGATGACGTTATTGCCGCGCATCCGGAGGTTACCCTGCGTGGCTTCTACGATCTGTCCAATTTGCATGAGCATGCCGATCTCATGGTGTGGGTGCACGGGAAGGACCTCGCCCCGCTCCAGGATTTCATGCGTGATCTGCGTACCACGCCGCTGTTCGAAAACCTCGACGTGACCTGGCAGGTTCCCGGCGTGCACGTGGCCGCGGAATTCAACCGTATGCATGCGCCGGCCTTCCTGGTGGGCGATAAGCCGCTGACCTGGCTGTGCACCTACCCCTTCGTGCGGCACGCCGATTGGTACCTCATGGACGGCAAGGAACGCGCCGTACACCTGCGCGAACACGGTATGGCGGCCTCGAAATTTGAGGGGATCCTCGCCAATACGGTGGCGTGCTTCGGGATGTCGAATTACGAGTGGATGCTCGCATTCGAAGCCGAAGATCCCACCCAGATTGTGGATCTCATGCGCGCCATGCGCTACACCCAGGCGCGGCGCTGGATGAAGCACGAAACGCCCTTCTTCTTCGGGCGGCGGTGCGAAACCAGCGAGCTCGCCAAGATTCTGCGCTACGAAGCCTAA
- a CDS encoding ferrochelatase → MDYQSQQTSAALVAERKAPRATRITRAPGEHILAGSPAVQHAAARGEHWVSEPTAYDAIVLASFGGPNGQEDVLPFLRNVTAGRGIPDDRLEEVAVHYRLNGGSSPINGQNAALRARLESELARRGHNIPVYWGNRNWEPYIWEVVREAYEDGHRTLLAVPTSAYSGYSSCRQYREDFADALEYAQIPEDMRVDKLREFFDHPGFVMPFIDGLAAAYTQMRERGFAAEEIEVLFTTHSIPNRANELSGPPELGGGLYLRQHEAVRDAIRNAVEEQVGAHLSWQMVFQSRSGPPHIPWLEPDINDVIETLPGRGRRAVVVVPIGFVSDHMEVLWDLDNEARATAQQCGLAFARVSTPEEHPAFVAGLADLVEERLEGRPRAQRAHLTEMGPWFDLCPAHSCRNPHLPELRAIGGFIGEGVDA, encoded by the coding sequence ATGGACTACCAAAGCCAACAGACCAGCGCCGCCCTGGTGGCCGAACGGAAAGCTCCGCGTGCCACGCGCATCACCCGCGCCCCGGGCGAGCATATTCTCGCGGGAAGCCCCGCGGTGCAGCACGCCGCCGCGCGCGGGGAGCACTGGGTGAGCGAACCGACCGCTTACGATGCCATCGTGCTCGCCTCTTTCGGTGGGCCCAACGGCCAGGAGGACGTGCTGCCCTTCCTGCGCAACGTCACGGCGGGGCGCGGCATCCCGGATGACCGCCTCGAAGAAGTGGCGGTGCACTACCGCCTCAACGGGGGCAGCTCGCCGATCAACGGGCAAAACGCGGCGCTGCGTGCCCGCCTGGAAAGTGAGCTCGCCCGGCGCGGCCACAATATTCCCGTCTACTGGGGCAACCGCAATTGGGAACCCTATATTTGGGAAGTGGTGCGCGAGGCGTACGAGGATGGCCACCGCACCCTGCTGGCGGTGCCGACCTCGGCGTATTCGGGATATTCCTCCTGCCGCCAGTACCGGGAGGATTTCGCGGACGCGCTCGAATACGCGCAGATCCCCGAGGATATGCGGGTGGACAAACTGCGGGAATTCTTCGATCATCCCGGTTTCGTGATGCCCTTTATTGATGGCCTCGCGGCCGCCTACACCCAGATGCGGGAGCGCGGTTTCGCCGCTGAGGAGATCGAAGTCCTCTTCACCACGCATTCCATTCCCAACCGCGCCAATGAGCTTTCCGGCCCGCCCGAGCTGGGCGGCGGGCTCTACCTGCGCCAGCACGAAGCGGTGCGCGATGCTATCCGCAATGCGGTGGAGGAGCAGGTGGGGGCGCACCTGAGCTGGCAGATGGTCTTCCAGTCGCGTTCCGGCCCGCCGCATATTCCGTGGCTGGAACCGGATATTAATGATGTTATCGAAACTCTGCCGGGGCGCGGGCGGCGGGCCGTCGTCGTCGTTCCTATCGGTTTTGTTTCCGATCATATGGAAGTGCTGTGGGACCTCGATAATGAGGCGCGGGCCACGGCGCAGCAATGCGGCCTGGCTTTCGCGCGGGTCTCCACCCCGGAAGAGCATCCGGCTTTCGTGGCCGGGCTGGCTGACCTGGTGGAGGAGCGCCTGGAGGGGCGTCCGCGCGCGCAGCGGGCCCACCTCACTGAGATGGGCCCGTGGTTCGATCTGTGCCCGGCGCATTCGTGCCGGAATCCGCACCTACCCGAGCTGCGCGCCATTGGCGGCTTCATCGGGGAAGGCGTGGACGCGTAA